Genomic segment of Vespa crabro chromosome 18, iyVesCrab1.2, whole genome shotgun sequence:
tctatctctctatctctctatctctctctctctctttctttctttatttctgtaATTGTAAAAGTAGAGAAATAGGAATGAATGAATGTGTGTGttagtaaaatgaaaaagtaaggAATGAGTATGTGAATGAAAAAAGTGAAGAAATTGTGGGTGCTTCgctaagaaagagaaataagtgagtgagtaaatgactagaaagaataaaatggagAAATGAAGAGTGTTTCATTGAAACAGAGAACTATTGAATAAGTGTATGAGTGAGTAAAATAAATAGCAAGATAACGTATGATTGAATAAGAATagtgaaataattgaatatgaTACAGAAATAGTAGTGAATGGTTTGTGAAAAAGATAGAGTAATAAATGTGTGAGTGAATTGAATATAGAAATGGTAaatgtatgttatatatatatatatatatatatatatatatatatatatatatatataaaacttatgaCTGTTTACTACCATCTGTTCAAATTACTTGTGACTTTAACGATAGGTATggacgatatatgtataacgaATCAAGTGGGGAACACTGTCctatatcgtaattaacagaaataattttcgatcaattttaaAGAACAAGATCtcatttaaaagaagaaggtttAGTCTACAGCGCCCTTTTGGCGGAGTTtggaaaaaacattttatttttgcataaattattcttgaataaatatcatttttaatattttttttttttttaataaagctttttcaaaaacCTGCCTGAAAGGTGACGGAAATTAAACCTTCGTCCTTAAACTCAGACTTTGTTCGTTGAAATCGGCCAAGAATTACGCCTATTCTCATTGATGACCTAATCCATTAAAAAACCAAAGGTAATGAACAGccttaaatatcaaaaattttgtATTCACAAATGAAATAAGCGAAATGTGCAAAATCcatataaagaacaaaaaaaagcgattgttattttataacaatatgaCCAATTAGAAGAAAAACCGGCTTATTATCctagaagaaataagaataggtataaaaaaatgaaatagtaaaatatattaaaataaaaaaaaattaattaaatatttatatacatgcacattTATGTACATGCAAACACCCATACATACAGgacatattgtaatatatacttacattccatacatatgtacatccGCTATTATTTTACACAAATAGCATTGTTAGAATGAAGATACTTGAATAAATACATTCGTTACAAAAAATTTTGCGAGTTTGGACATGTTATGTATTAATGCactacattttattattactatcttaAGATATGTGAAAGAATTAAGTAAGTCGATAAATGATATGTAAAGTGTAAATAAAAAGTGAACTTTAAGCATGACATAAACAAAGAATAAGCATGGTAAAAGAATTCGAGTGAATGAATGAACTCTATCCTGAAAGATGTTTCCAGTGAGAGCTGTCGTTCAGATCGGCAGATTAGATGAATTAACATTTCACAAAAATCCTCTTCatcaattatcatttattgatTAATGGCAACATAATAAAGCATATATTTCGGTATACTAATTCCCAAGTTATTAACTACATTCGACGACGAGCTCATATTTTGCCCTAAATCTGAATTCGTCACAAAACAGCTGCTACCTTTGGAGGATAATCTACAGGCGGATTACAAATCTTTTGTTTTCATATGGCCTTTTTTGCACACACCTCGCTTCTCgttacatagatatattttaatcgccATCGCTCGCAGcactctttccctttctctctgtcgCCCACTTTgtctcactctgtctctctttcccttaaTCAAAAATCATGTTAAAAAATAGTATTCTCTCGAGAATAGATTGTGCACAAATAAATAGGTTTTTAAAAACTTCGCCAAAACAACGTCGTTTGTTAAACTTACTTCTTTAAGATAAGATCTTGTTCATCCATGTTGGTCGATCCAATCGGAGAATTATATCTGTTCTCACAGATAATGTAAATCCTGTATTCAACATTTTTCACGAAGAAATAATGTAGTACTTTGATGCTCCTCTTGAAGTAGTGATTGCCTGCTTGTTTTTGTGAGTAAATAGCTGATGCTCAGATTTTTTGAACATTTCTAAAGCAAAGAAAAGCATTGCTTGCCCGGAGAAACATGGAGAAGCTACAATAACTCACTCAATCAATTTAATGAGCTTTAGCCAGATGATTTTTTggcaaaaataaagaaatacatgTTCAATCGTTTATGTCAATTGATCTGAGTTTTTAAAATATTGCTAAATTGTGAAAAAATTTGTAGtttcttttagattttatagtctaaaaaaagaaattctataaGCAACGTATGGTATGTTGATAATTCAGGAATTCTAGGTTCGGTTCTATTTCTAGATTTGATAATTTAGTCTAttctttatttgataatttagtAAGGTGTTACTATccaatcttttatatttatttcctccACTGATGAGAGGCGTGAATTTCGCGGTGATCTGTGCTAGATAGGACACAGCAGCagtataattttttcgatGACAAAtgcttataaaatatatacatttgtcgattattttttttaaatgaataattagtgaataaataaatatattacatataattctAAATATAGATCAAAATATGAGTTTGTTTCTGCACCATCTACGAAATTTTCCTCCCAGCGCTATTTTGATATCGTTTCCTTTGTAATAgttcttttcatattattattattgctactattattaccatgattataatatgtaatgtaGTAATATAGttacaaaaatagtaaaaagaagaagaaacagaaaattatacttataatttatatatcgtgATACATATGATGACAGTAATTTATGAtaacaaaagaaggaaaatgtaTCATTTTATGTGCTGTTTGAAGGACGGATTTTCAACAAATCGTGTCCTTGATAATTTTTACACATGACTGCTCatctaataaaaacaacattcGAAGAAATGTACGAaacgtttatattgtttttgtctgctataatttttctttgtattattaccttatgattgttatgcatttattataattaatataatatataagtattcactaattgtttttaagaaaatattggaCAAATTCTTATatgtatcaattatatttattattttctacgcATTTATCGTAAACCAAATGAGTACCGACATCATATCTAGCACTGACCTTTGCAAGACTCACACTACCATTAacgaaagatatacatatgagaGACCGAAAAGTGTGAGCTTACAGTCTACTAACACTTCTTGCTCTAACTTATACAACTTACTCTAACTCACACGAAACTAATTGTTACATATCcgtgaaaaggaaataacaaaaCAAGCTTATACATTGATAAGATAGCATGGCGAGGGCAGTGTTCCCCGCTTGATTAGTAATTCACATTTTGTCCATACCTGTCGCTTGATTTACACATGCTTTGAACAGAAGGAAGTGAATAATCTTAAATTATGCGTAGCTCGTTTCTTTGTCAACTCAtactacttttttttcattatgcaTATATCTCAATgctacatataaaatatttatttaaattatactttcatcattaattaattattatttgggCATCGAAGTAATCCACCATTTGggttcatttattatttttacttttgttctccttatcattataagccatgttaaattttacgtaacaagaaaatttacgaagaaagtaaaattttGGAATTAATGAGAAGTCGATATATAATACTGATTTGTCTTtacctattttattttctatatacttataagtatatattacaaaatacgGTTTTATAAGGCTCGctataatttattaacgaaatttattaaagGAATTCAAGGTAAACAAAGTATAGCATATGTTTATactattttgttaaaaattagatatgaaaaggaaagacattgagataaagatatagttttgtgtgcgtatgtatgtaagcaCACGcgtaggtatatacatattttgtatatctgttcgtgtatatatatgtgtatatatatattacataaatgtatgtttgtatataaaatataactataCGTTAATAAGATGtgcttaattttatattttaatggaagtcgttattaatacaataataacattcattGTAAACACCAGATGCatgcaattattaataaatgggagctataaatttaagaaattttattataactattttagGTATTACGACGAAactttattgttttgttattgaaCAGTGCTCTTTCATTGACCATGACGCACCTAATcagtataaaaagaataaataaattcattaggGCCAGTTAAAAATGTATCTTCATTTGAATAAGTAGAATGGAAAAATACAAGAATTTATGATAGCTGACGTGATATAACGAATTTCATAGAGGGggataacattattaaaaagaagaattcatCGCTGACGGTTTCAGTTCGTGttcatatttctattttagacaaacgattataaaatatcataacgTTATGAATGAGTTTAAGGAGCCAAAGGAATCgtacaaatttttcaaatatgctGATCCAGAACCGGGTGAAGAAGTTGTTATTTCCGGAATCGCTGGTAGATTTCCAAAATCCAACAATTTGTACGAattgaaagataatatttttaatcgcaaAGATTGCATTACAGATAACGGAATAGATACAGGTATCGATTATACGTAtacaatctattttatttaacaaggTAAGAATTAAccaatgttaatatttttctatctatatcttttataagagCATTCAGAAATTCCACGACGAACGGGgaaaattaacaatatcgaaaaattCGATGCATTATTTTTTGACGTCGATTTTAAAGGAGCACATACTATGGATCCTATGGGCAGAATATTGTTCGAACATACTTATGAAGCTATTGTAGATGCTGGAATTCATCCAAAAGATCTTCGTGGAACGAGGACAGGTGTATTCTTGGGTTCATGCTTCTCCGATGCCGAGAAAACTTGGTTCTACGACAAACTCCAGGCAGGGGAATAGATCAAACGATCAGTTTATAGATGGattacttatataaaattacttaTATAGTCGGAAAAGCCATGTAATACGTCTTTTCAATTGTAGATCAATGGCTTTGGTATCATTAGCTGTAGTAAAGCTTTTATGGCCAACAAAATTTCGCATTGGTTGGGTGTCACTGGACCAACATATAACATCGATACCGCATGCAGCTCAAGTCTTTTTGCAATGGAACACGCATATAGGGCTATACATAACGGACAATGCGATTACGCGATAGTCGCTGGATCAAATCTTTGCCTTCATCCAATCATAACTTTGCAATTTAAACGTTTAGgtattaaatatgataatttattgaatCATATGTCCTTTTTCCTCGAAATACCATGAGAgtattaaacaattattttatcttgtatCTAATAGGAGTATTGTCCGAGGATGGTCGTTGCAAGTGTTTCGACGAAAATGCAGATGGTTACGTGCGCAGCGAAGCCGTAGTTGTTGCATTtctgcaaaaaagaaaaaatgctaAAAGAATCTATGCAACAGTTATCCATGCGAAAACAAATTGCGATGGTTATAAGGAACAGGGAATAACATTTCCTTCTAGCCAAATTCAGAGTGCTCTTTTCAAAGAATTCTACGATGAATGCGGTGTACCAACAGCTTGTATAAATTACATCGAAGCTCATGGTACAGGAACTAAAGTCGGTGATCCTGAAGAAATAAATGCTATAGATCAGATTTTCACGAAAAACAGAACCAATCCTCTTAAAGTCGGTTCCATCAAATCAAATTTGGGTCATACTGAACCAGCCAGTGGAATGTGCTCTATTGCCAAGGTAAACATATTTTGAAGTATAAGATGAGACAattattcgttcattttcgtttcattgatattttccaggcgataatatcgatggagTCAGGCCTAATACCCCCAAATATCAATCTTAATCAACTACGCAAAGATGTGAAAGCTTTTACAGAAGGGAGAATAATGCTTGTTACTGAAACGTCTCCGCTTGATGGGGAATACATAGCCATTAATTCTTTCGGCTTTGGTGGTGCTAATGCTCACATCTTACTCAAATCAAATCCAAAAACAAAGATCAATAAAGGATTGCCAGATGACGATTTGCCAAGACTCGTAGCAGTTTCTGGACGTACCGAAGAAGCAATAGTAACCATATTAAATGATGTAGGTAGAACGTACTTTTAAAGACCTGAAGGTATTATACTTGAAtacgttaaaaaagaatagaacgaAATAATTCCAACATCTTATTACATAGATTGATAATCGACCCATAGACGTCGAATTTATTCGTCTCCTTCATGATATCCATCTCAAAGAAACATCAGGTCATTTATATCGGGGATACACAATAACTGGTTTTAAATCGTTTGACAAAAAACTGAGAGAAATTGAAAACTATTCTGGTATAAAAAAACCAATagtgtttgttttttctggAATGGGATCGCAGTGGTCTGAAATGGGTAtggaaatttttgttttaatattttttcgtaaccatcaaaataataatcactgCGATTATCAAATGTATTGGAATGTGGAATTTGTAATTTACCAGGTCAAGTCCTGATGAGATTCCCCACATTTGCCAAAACAATAGAGAAATGCGATGCTGTATTAAAGCAGtgtaatttgaatatttataaaattttaactgAAAAAGATAATACCATGTTCGACAATATCTTACACTCGATCGTCGGAACTGCTGCGGTTCAAGTAATATCGACAACTACTTAAATATTTGGGAGGAGCGTATTCGTACGATAAgatctataaaaagaaaaattctttacaGATCGGTTTGGTAGACCTTTTAACTTCCGTAGGTGTAGTACCGGACTACGTCATCGGATATTCTGTTGGTGAACTTGGTTGTGCTTACGCAGATGGATGTTTTACAGCAGAGGAAATGATATTAGCAGCATATTCGCGAGGAATGGCTTTGATAGAAACAGAAATACCTCACGGTTCTATGGCAACGGTAGGGCTTTCCTATGAAGACATTAAGAATCGCTGTCCTGCTGATATCGACATCGCATGTCACAATGGAACTGAAAGTACAACTGTTAGCGGACCGACCAATTCTGTGAAGgcattcgttaaaaaattacaGGTTCGTTTGAAGCTAATTAAGATCTagccaataaaaatattccttaCTATTAGaacgatttttttaaatgtgttTGTACTTGGCAGGAAACTGAAGTTAACGTGAAAGAGGTGTCGTGCAGTAATATACCTTATCATAGCCGTTATATCGCAGCAGTTGCATCGAAACTtcttgtatatttaaaaaaagtgaTACCAGTAGCGAAACCACGAAGTAAAAAATGGCTCAGTACATCGGTGCCACGAAACGCGTGGTCGACATCAGCCGCAAAACTCTCATCAGCTGAGTATCATACCAATAACATGTTGAAACCAGTACTGTTTGAGGAAACATTAGCTCTGATTCCCGACAATGTTGTCACAATTGAAATTGGATTGCAAAGTCTACTACAAGCGACTTTAAGAAAATCATTGCAACCAACCGTTAGGAATATTGCATTAAATCATCTAAGTGATAAAGATAACGtgatcatttttctacaagCATTAGGGAAGCTTTATAACAGCGGTATACAGCTTGATCTTGCTAAATTATATCCACACGTAGAATATCCGGTCAGTCGAGGTACTCCAATGATATCCCCCCTCATTAGGTAAGAATTACGTGGAtatagaaaacgaaaaaggctaataattatttcttctgaATGTAATGTAAAAATTCGATGTTATTATGTGATTAGATGGAAACATTCAGACGACTGGTTTGTGGCAGATTAcaaaagacaagaaagaatTGATTCTGGCGaacgaatatttgaaatatcgatcgattatgaAGAATATCAGTACATTAATGGTCACGTGGTCGATGGTAGAAATTTGTTTCCAGCGACAGGATATTTATGTTTAGTTTGGGAAACTTTCGGCATGATGATAGGACGATTGTACACGGAAGTATCTGTTGTCATTGAAAATGTAAAGTTTAATCGAGCTACCGCCATTCCGAAAGAAGGCAAAATTGAAATGATAGTCATGATTCAAAAAGGTACTTTCCACAACttgtatctatatattgttttatttagaatttaaCATATGTCGATCTACTAACAAACAGGCAGCGGTAATTTCGAAGTGGTTGAAGGAGgtcttgctattgttactgGATTGATTCGTGTTGCAACTAACTTATCGAAGGAGAAAATACCCCTTGATCTAATCAAAGCAAATGTTGGCAATGAGAAGGAAGAATTAGGTGAAAAAGATATCTATAAAGAGTTGAAGCTACGTGGTTACCAATATAGCGGCCTCTTTCGAAGTTTACACAGTGCCTCAATATCGGGAAAAAAAGGACATGTCgagtggaaaaaaaattgggtTGCATTCCTGGATAACATATTGCAGATGAAAATACTCACTTTAGATACCCGAGGTTTATTCGTACCGATTGGAATTCGAAAATTGATAATAGATACTAAAGCTCATCAACGATATTTGAAAAGTTTGACAaccaataaaaaatgtaaatatttatttttaatacaaagtGAATCTATATAGCGAATTCCTTTACATtcaacaatattatttcagaTGTACCTGTACAATTACTTGAGTATATTGATGTGATTGTAACAGAGGGTGTagaaattcataatattagGGCCAGTGAGATTGCTCGGAAGAAACCTGTCAGTGATCCAATTATCGAAGAACATAAATTCATTGCTTATCGTGACAGAAGGGAAATGTCATTACGcgaaatattaacgttatctaTGCATATTACTCTTGAGAATATACCAATGACGAAAGTGACAACAATAGAAATCGTTGaggataatgacaatatatcAGCAGAGAAACTTGTTTCTCCATTGTTCAGAGAAATTCTAGCCAATTTACCTTCGATTCAAGCAAgcattaatttatttgcacCACCAAAGAAATTTGGCGAAGAAGACgttcttaaaaatattgaaattttagaaTCGACAAAATTAAGAACAAATGATACAGCGATATTAGCAGTTGGATGTTGCTTATTAACcaacgaaaaaaaggagaatttaAAACAACTTTTGAAATCTACAAAAGATGGGGCTTTCCTTTTATCGcgtgaaaaggaaaatataccATTGGACTATTCTATTCTAAAGGAATTTCGATTAGGTATAGTTTTGGAGAAACGTACTTCCGAGGAATCGTGGATATTGTTAAGGAAAATcgagaaaatttcgaaaaatattctatttattaatgttaggaGCAATGAATTTAACTGGTTGAAAGAAGTACAAAATGTGCTTGCCAATGAAACACAAGAAGATAACACGAGAGTGATACTTGTTGAGGAAGGAAACTTTGAATCTGGTCTCTTAGGATTCATTAATTGCTTACAGAAAGAACCTGGAGGAAAAATCTTTCGAGCTGTTTTAGTTCAGGATCTTACAGCCCcgaaattttctttagaattGCCCCTTTATTCGGAACAATTCGAAACCGATCTTTTTATCAATGTTTTAAGGCCAGGAAATATATGGGGATCATATAGGCATCAACTACTTCCATCTCATGAACCAAAGCTTATGTATCATGCTTTCGTTAATCAGTTGGTATGtaagaaaatttcataaaattttcaacgaatatcatgaaataatacttttttacaGTCACGCGGAGATTTAAGTACGTTACGTTGGCTCGAAGGACCAATTACGAAAGACTATCAAAAGGAGAATCTTGTTCGCATCCATTATGCATCGTTGAACTTTAAAGACGTGATGTTGGCAACAGGTAAAATAGGATTAGATGTGTTTCAACAGGACAGAAAAGATGTTGACAACGTACTTGGATTTGAATATAGTGGAATCAGTATTGGTGGTCAACGTATTATGGGACTTAATCGAAACAAGTGagctaattaaaaattatgagaTTGAGATTTATTCACATATAGAAAATaacagaaaatgaaagaaaatgaaatgaataacattttttcagaTGCTTATCAAATCTTTGCCAAATGGACGACATTTTTTCTTGGACCGTACCTGAAAATTGGAGTTTGGAAGATGCAGCGACAGTACCATGCGTATATTCCACATGTATTGGTGCGCTTTATATTAacggagaaatgaaaaagggtGATAAAATACTTATCCACTCTGGTGCTGGTGGTGTCGGCCAAGCTGCGATTACCTTAGCTCTTCACGAAGGCTGTGAAGTATTTGCTACCGTTGGTACACCAGAAAAACGTAAATTCATTAAAGAAACATTTCCCAGTATCGACGATAATCATATTGGAAATTCTCGAGATACTAGCTTCGAACAAATGATTTTGCAAGAAACCGACGGTAGAGGTGTAGATATAGTACTAAATTCTTTAGCGGAAGATAAACTTCTAGCATCTCTGCGTTGTTTAGCTCATGGAGGGAGATTTTTAGAAATTGGAAAGTTTGACTTAGCCGCAGATAATCAGTTAGACATCGATATCTTTTCGAGGGAGATCAGTTTTCACGCTGTAATGTTAGATCAAATTATAGTTACCAAGGACGGAAtcagaaatgaaataatttcaagagTAAACAAACTCCTTAAGGAAAATGCAATCAAACCTATTGCAAGAACAATCTTCGGCAAAGATCAAATAGAGAAAGCTTTTAGATTCATGGCCGCTGGTAAACATATTGGAAAAGTAAGTTGTGATTGttgttttaatattcatttatttgtacTATCTTAAATTATAACTGGATATCCATCTTGAATTTCATAGGTACTCATAAAGATACGCGAAGAAAATGAACAACTGAATACACCGATCTTGGCTGAACCTTATTATAGATGTTTCCCGAACaaaagttatataattattggcgGCTTGGGTGGCTTTGGTTTAGAATTAATCGATTGGTTGGTTCTTCGAAATGCtaaaaatattgtcattactTCGCGAAACGGAATAAAGAATGGTTATCAACAAATGAGAATCATGAGATGGGAATCATACGGTGTGAATATTAAGATTCTTGTCGGTCTCGATGCGGCTACACAAGAAG
This window contains:
- the LOC124430423 gene encoding fatty acid synthase-like, with amino-acid sequence MNEFKEPKESYKFFKYADPEPGEEVVISGIAGRFPKSNNLYELKDNIFNRKDCITDNGIDTEHSEIPRRTGKINNIEKFDALFFDVDFKGAHTMDPMGRILFEHTYEAIVDAGIHPKDLRGTRTGVFLGSCFSDAEKTWFYDKLQINGFGIISCSKAFMANKISHWLGVTGPTYNIDTACSSSLFAMEHAYRAIHNGQCDYAIVAGSNLCLHPIITLQFKRLGVLSEDGRCKCFDENADGYVRSEAVVVAFLQKRKNAKRIYATVIHAKTNCDGYKEQGITFPSSQIQSALFKEFYDECGVPTACINYIEAHGTGTKVGDPEEINAIDQIFTKNRTNPLKVGSIKSNLGHTEPASGMCSIAKAIISMESGLIPPNINLNQLRKDVKAFTEGRIMLVTETSPLDGEYIAINSFGFGGANAHILLKSNPKTKINKGLPDDDLPRLVAVSGRTEEAIVTILNDIDNRPIDVEFIRLLHDIHLKETSGHLYRGYTITGFKSFDKKLREIENYSGIKKPIVFVFSGMGSQWSEMGQVLMRFPTFAKTIEKCDAVLKQCNLNIYKILTEKDNTMFDNILHSIVGTAAVQIGLVDLLTSVGVVPDYVIGYSVGELGCAYADGCFTAEEMILAAYSRGMALIETEIPHGSMATVGLSYEDIKNRCPADIDIACHNGTESTTVSGPTNSVKAFVKKLQETEVNVKEVSCSNIPYHSRYIAAVASKLLVYLKKVIPVAKPRSKKWLSTSVPRNAWSTSAAKLSSAEYHTNNMLKPVLFEETLALIPDNVVTIEIGLQSLLQATLRKSLQPTVRNIALNHLSDKDNVIIFLQALGKLYNSGIQLDLAKLYPHVEYPVSRGTPMISPLIRWKHSDDWFVADYKRQERIDSGERIFEISIDYEEYQYINGHVVDGRNLFPATGYLCLVWETFGMMIGRLYTEVSVVIENVKFNRATAIPKEGKIEMIVMIQKGSGNFEVVEGGLAIVTGLIRVATNLSKEKIPLDLIKANVGNEKEELGEKDIYKELKLRGYQYSGLFRSLHSASISGKKGHVEWKKNWVAFLDNILQMKILTLDTRGLFVPIGIRKLIIDTKAHQRYLKSLTTNKKYVPVQLLEYIDVIVTEGVEIHNIRASEIARKKPVSDPIIEEHKFIAYRDRREMSLREILTLSMHITLENIPMTKVTTIEIVEDNDNISAEKLVSPLFREILANLPSIQASINLFAPPKKFGEEDVLKNIEILESTKLRTNDTAILAVGCCLLTNEKKENLKQLLKSTKDGAFLLSREKENIPLDYSILKEFRLGIVLEKRTSEESWILLRKIEKISKNILFINVRSNEFNWLKEVQNVLANETQEDNTRVILVEEGNFESGLLGFINCLQKEPGGKIFRAVLVQDLTAPKFSLELPLYSEQFETDLFINVLRPGNIWGSYRHQLLPSHEPKLMYHAFVNQLSRGDLSTLRWLEGPITKDYQKENLVRIHYASLNFKDVMLATGKIGLDVFQQDRKDVDNVLGFEYSGISIGGQRIMGLNRNKCLSNLCQMDDIFSWTVPENWSLEDAATVPCVYSTCIGALYINGEMKKGDKILIHSGAGGVGQAAITLALHEGCEVFATVGTPEKRKFIKETFPSIDDNHIGNSRDTSFEQMILQETDGRGVDIVLNSLAEDKLLASLRCLAHGGRFLEIGKFDLAADNQLDIDIFSREISFHAVMLDQIIVTKDGIRNEIISRVNKLLKENAIKPIARTIFGKDQIEKAFRFMAAGKHIGKVLIKIREENEQLNTPILAEPYYRCFPNKSYIIIGGLGGFGLELIDWLVLRNAKNIVITSRNGIKNGYQQMRIMRWESYGVNIKILVGLDAATQEDCELIVKSAIDEGPVDGIFNLAVSLKDRICRNQTMKTFEECFKGKAWATKRLDEVTRRLCQDLRHFVVFSSVSCGRGNSGQTNYGMANSIMERICEKRVEEGLPGLAIQWGAIGDVGLVADMQDNDKELVIGGTLQQRITSCLEEINRFLMQDKPIVASMIIAEKRLDDDCADNVVNAILKIMCIKDLKSVNQQTSLAELGMDSMMGVEIKQTLEREYEIYLNAENIRSLNIAKLMEIENKRAGDSNRIEIITDKILFGTKILMQLFGEELSSEIIISLKTNPEEGRSEIFFIPGIEGYGIIFKTLESKIKSPATCFQLGTNYELETVEEMARSFLPHILEKLKDRKDFTLVGYSFGSLVTIELTRQLEAKGFKGRLILIDGAPELLKKLIDQQFQSSSEEELPNNILVSIAETLTSVNIGQLVLELEKSKTWDEKINAFFNVLPPKHKQLYLTRVLKNALLSFYVRLQASMKYNPEPIPYIRTPITLFKPMLSSVRHISYDYGLQKITGGEVEVHVIDGNHSTILENNEIAMVINREPLQLD